The Leishmania major strain Friedlin complete genome, chromosome 28 genome includes a region encoding these proteins:
- a CDS encoding putative pantothenate kinase subunit, which produces MSASDVGCASARVLSYNFNILPRGSGGYQHERIETFLASVDGYDVVLLQEVYATSYFPYVMQKRLCYQKMLLDGLEAKGFHHYVISRQPSYLTMLRYNVCSDNGLIIASRFPVWHRGSYTFRNHERGEATVSKGCLFAEVEVPAAHGKGSQRIVFFNVHLRPEDNLPSESSQMQQVHRFVEAALAQVREQHADGGGPAALQPKGAEVPFIIAGDFNIHGIDPLNGHPSMRFQEMLNQFQDIGSVRDVIYEETGQNPPTRPPILFFPELSKLERYESTPQRQDYFLATKCIQVEKPRLEKYVVSSRRPYTYLSDHFGIACRVTLALNPSVCFEGRSLVRLNFSSLVEAANHEHSNPSSDARLEAVLIAAFVWWLFSFSFMSLVLCAAFAWLVRWAQNYSASPVLSEPPLLTMEALKEKGEMCFANKALNPLAGVRTLGEMWERSVTRFRTFKCLGATSELGEPEWMTYGTVDIRARELGAGLLEMGFRAGDLIGVACEPCRNIVILEVACALYGFTTVPLAGKRSTMSALLDRHRIRVAVADRSSVAMLLTCRSTKLEVVMYTSAFVDEDDHATAKDVNIRLIPFEFVEQKGRLCPVAPAKEHVTTDSVFTYTLDNTNSLASDDGSALLPVRHSSVLYDLSLLLMTGVLPSSFKGESMVWFSPMALLFHRVCVLGMLSQGNAIATVDAAHLQEAFVKFQPTLLVTAPTLFSTSRLQLSRAQHRHSAVYNWLFNRAFQLRSRLIHIKRQDSSLLRFIFFRAFQEQLGGRVRKIILSVSQESTAFSLLEHVSVCYVPLVCEVSYLNCLGVCAIDGMTVPSLQVDLEPISDLSDGVGIGQLVIAKKGEPRRRLEIAAQWKRDGTAKFLGEPLGILWPVAYQYTIAAELGRIFSVSRYINAIFVYCDPLKPIIAVVHPNRDTIEFEWRQSHCCDDPARQLGWTELVAYATSIITADLASIAREEKLHPSQVPEFVHLHPHAFSDHSTFLTPFGKIRRDAVHKYFSSVFERLYSGVATSPLAALSADLPEDVSDVESSGTKLGSVCDFDLRVPVTIDIGGTFAKIAFIMPPTGGAFPTFPSIIHEASSLSEKLGLRTFQFFADEEAAESELRTRSHSLVGTLRFLKIPSQQVPRFTDYLAGSHAINNFKPQYTTKVRATGGGAFKYASVARNVLGIEFDVVKEMDAVVKGLNLVLRVAPESVFTVDPSTGVHHPHQLVSNGDGFSPFPYLLVNIGSGISLIKCTGADGSHVRVGGSPIGGATFWGLIRTMTNLTSWEEVMEIMRLDGPGDNKNVDLLVGDIYGYNAKDLPAMLSSETVASTFGKLGTERFYDMKRNICTAHFADDDAAGEILSPKGSKSPSVISELPVRNGTKAASAIDIVRSLLNMISSNVTQLAYLHARLHGVPNIFFAGGFVRDNAMIWSLISTTMKYWSSGECHAHFLEHDGYLGALGCAILDPHGDAANEEQ; this is translated from the coding sequence ATGTCAGCGAGCGACGTTGGCTGTGCCTCGGCTCGGGTACTCAGCTACAACTTCAACATTCTTCCTCGAGGGAGCGGCGGGTATCAGCATGAGCGCATCGAAACCTTTCTTGCTAGCGTCGACGGGTACGACGTGGTGCTACTGCAGGAGGTGTACGCGACGAGCTACTTCCCGTATGTAATGCAGAAGCGACTGTGCTATCAGAAGATGCTTCTGGACGGACTCGAGGCAAAGGGGTTTCACCACTACGTGATATCGCGACAGCCATCCTACCTGACAATGCTGCGGTACAACGTCTGCTCCGACAACGGCCTCATCATCGCCTCGCGGTTTCCGGTGTGGCACCGCGGCTCCTATACGTTTCGCAACCACGAGCGTGGCGAGGCAACTGTCAGTAAAGGGTGTTTGTTTGCCGAAGTCGAGGTGCCCGCTGCACACGGTAAGGGCAGCCAGCGCATTGTCTTCTTTAATGTGCATCTGCGCCCAGAGGACAACCTGCCGTCAGAATCGTCGCAGATGCAGCAGGTTCACCGCTTTGTGGAGGCGGCTCTTGCCCAAGTGCGGGAGCAGCACGCGGACGGCGGAGGaccggcggcgctgcagccgaaGGGGGCCGAGGTGCCGTTCATCATCGCCGGTGACTTCAACATCCACGGCATAGACCCGCTGAACGGGCATCCCTCAATGAGGTTCCAGGAGATGCTGAACCAGTTTCAGGACATTGGGTCTGTGCGAGATGTCATTTACGAGGAGACAGGGCAGAACCCACCGACCCGCCCGCCCATTCTTTTCTTTCCAGAGTTGTCGAAGCTGGAGCGCTACGAatcgacgccgcagcggcaggactACTTCCTGGCGACGAAGTGCATCCAGGTGGAGAAGCCGCGCCTGGAGAAGTACGTGGTGagcagccgccgcccgtACACGTACTTATCGGACCACTTTGGTATTGCGTGCCGTGTGACGTTGGCGCTGAACCCGAGCGTCTGCTTCGAAGGGCGCTCGCTCGTGCGTCTGAACTTTTCCTCTCTCGTCGAGGCAGCCAACCACGAGCACTCGAATCCGTCGTCGGATGCGCGGCTTGAGGCGGTCCTCATCGCTGCGTTTGTGTGGTGGCTCTTCTCCTTCAGTTTCATGTCGCTGGTGCTGTGCGCTGCATTCGCTTGGCTGGTACGCTGGGCCCAGAACTACAGCGCCTCACCGGTGCTGAGTGAGCCGCCTCTGCTGACGATGGAGGCGCTcaaagagaagggggaaaTGTGCTTCGCCAACAAGGCGCTAAACCCTCTTGCGGGAGTGCGAACCCTCGGGGAAATGTGGGAGCGCAGTGTGACCCGCTTCCGAACGTTCAAGTGCCTCGGCGCCACCAGCGAGCTCGGGGAGCCGGAGTGGATGACGTACGGCACGGTAGACATCCGTGCGCGGGAGCTCGGTGCTGGCCTCTTGGAAATGGGCTTTCGCGCTGGCGATCTGATCGGCGTGGCGTGCGAGCCATGCCGCAACATTGTTATTCTCGAAGTGGCATGCGCCTTGTACGGCTTCACtacggtgccgctggcgggTAAGCGCAGTACGATGAGTGCTCTGCTGGACCGCCACCGGATtcgtgtcgccgtcgcggacCGCAGCTCCGTGGCGATGCTTCTCACGTGCCGCTCCACCAAACTCGAGGTCGTCATGTACACCAGCGCCTTCGTCGATGAAGACGATCATGCGACGGCGAAGGATGTGAACATCCGGCTCATTCCTTTTGAGTTCGTTGAGCAAAAGGGGCGACTGTGCCCGGTCGCACCAGCGAAGGAGCATGTGACGACGGACTCCGTGTTCACGTACACATTGGACAACACGAACAGTTTGGCGAGTGATGACGggagtgcgctgctgccggtgcgtcACTCCAGCGTTCTGTACGATCTGAGCTTGTTGCTGATGACGGGCGTGCTGCCCTCGTCGTTCAAGGGAGAGTCGATGGTGTGGTTCAGTCCCATGGCGCTGCTCTTTcatcgcgtgtgcgtgcttgggATGCTGAGCCAGGGCAACGCCATTGCTACCGTGGACGCCGCCCACCTGCAAGAAGCCTTCGTGAAGTTTCAACCTACTCTCTTGGTCACCGCCCCGACTCTCTTCAGCACGAGCCGCTTGCAGCTTagccgcgcgcagcaccgacacaGCGCTGTGTACAACTGGCTCTTCAACCGTGCCTTTCAGCTTCGCTCGCGTCTCATCCACATTAAGCGGCAGGACAGCTCCCTTCTCCGCTTCATCTTTTTCCGCGCCTTCCAGGAGCAGCTAGgcgggcgcgtgcgcaagATAATTTTGAGTGTCTCGCAGGAGAGCACCGCGTTCAGTCTACTGGAGCACGTCAGTGTGTGCTACGTACCACTGGTGTGTGAGGTGAGCTACCTAAACTgcctcggcgtgtgtgcgatcGATGGCATGACAGTGCCCTCGTTGCAGGTCGACTTGGAGCCGATCAGTGACCTCTCGGACGGCGTCGGTATCGGCCAACTGGTCATCGCAAAGAAAGGCgagccgcgcaggcgcctcGAGATCGCGGCGCAGTGGAAGCGCGATGGCACGGCTAAGTTTCTGGGGGAACCGCTGGGCATCCTCTGGCCCGTCGCCTATCAGTACACGATTGCGGCGGAGCTGGGGCGCATTTTTTCCGTCTCACGGTACATCAACGCCATCTTTGTCTACTGTGACCCGCTGAAGCCGATCATCGCTGTTGTACACCCGAACCGCGACACGATCGAATTTGAGTGGCGCCAGTCCCACTGCTGCGACGACCCCGCACGGCAGCTCGGCTGGACAGAGCTGGTTGCGTACGCTACGTCAATCATCACGGCCGACCTTGCTAGCATCGCTCgagaggagaagctgcaCCCGTCACAGGTTCCCGAGTTTGTGCACCTTCATCCGCACGCGTTCAGCGACCACAGCACCTTTCTCACTCCTTTTGGCAAGATTCGTCGCGACGCCGTGCACAAGTACTTCAGTTCTGTGTTTGAAAGACTATACAGCGGTGTCGCCACCTCGCCGCTTGCCGCGCTCAGCGCGGACTTGCCGGAGGATGTGAGTGACGTTGAGAGCAGTGGCACGAAGCTAGGGTCGGTTTGCGATTTCGATCTGCGAGTGCCGGTGACCATCGACATTGGCGGCACATTTGCGAAGATCGCGTTTATCATGCCGCCTACGGGAGGTGCGTTTCCGACGTTTCCATCCATCATCCACGAGGCGTCATCGCTGTCGGAGAAGTTGGGGCTGCGCACTTTTCAGTTCTTTGCAGATGAGGAAGCAGCCGAGAGCGAGTTGCGTACACGGTCCCACTCGCTTGTCGGCACGCTTCGTTTCTTGAAGATCCCTTCCCAGCAGGTTCCGCGGTTTACTGATTACCTCGCAGGCTCCCACGCCATCAACAACTTCAAGCCGCAGTACACCACGAAGGtgcgcgccaccggcggcggcgcgttCAAGTATGCTTCGGTGGCACGAAACGTTCTGGGCATCGAGTTTGATGTGGTAAAGGAGATGGACGCCGTGGTGAAGGGTCTCAACCTGGTTCTCCGTGTCGCGCCCGAGTCCGTCTTCACGGTGGATCCGAGCACCGGGGTCCACCACCCGCATCAGCTTGTGAGCAACGGGGATGGCTTCTCGCCGTTCCCTTATCTGCTCGTCAACATAGGGTCTGGTATATCTTTAATCAAGTGTACCGGCGCCGACGGGTcgcatgtgcgtgttggCGGCTCACCCATTGGTGGTGCTACGTTCTGGGGCCTCATTCGTACGATGACGAATCTCACGTCGTGGGAGGAGGTGATGGAGATTATGCGGCTGGACGGTCCGGGTGACAACAAGAACGTCGACTTGCTTGTCGGTGACATCTACGGCTATAACGCGAAGGACTTGCCCGCCATGCTGTCTAGTGAGACGGTGGCGAGCACCTTTGGAAAGCTGGGGACGGAGCGGTTTTATGACATGAAGCGTAACATCTGCACCGCCCACTttgcagacgacgacgcagcaggCGAGATTCTGTCGCCGAAAGGGTCGAAGTCGCCATCTGTGATCTCCGAGCTACCTGTCCGCAACGGAACTAAGGCGGCATCGGCCATCGATATTGTGCGGTCTCTCTTGAACATGATTTCAAGTAACGTGACGCAGTTGGCGTACCTGCATGCACGTCTGCACGGGGTGCCGAACATCTTCTTCGCGGGCGGCTTTGTGCGCGACAATGCGATGATCTGGAGTCTGATAAGCACGACGATGAAGTACTGGTCTTCCGGAGAGTGCCATGCTCACTTCCTCGAGCATGACGGCTACCTCGGAGCGCTCGGGTGCGCCATTCTCGATCCTCACGGGGATGCGGCAAACGAGGAGCAATAG
- a CDS encoding putative phopshatase, translating into MSNCPPASSFCDFGEWKSEEDESEDSCSSDFSSSSSAPCLVCRQSISFATGTLGKAQRKLSALSLSDTEGELRAEIEQSRLSLECNLSALRLSAVPSDVPLKILRKISLSENKLVSLPDGLFLNGSFSALVELVLNTNLLTSLPLSLFYLQHLQVLSVNNNSLTSLPFENVMGAERNAAGDPFLPSVRRIGMESNQLQLLPLSLLEWCPSLEELFLAMNEAMLDEPVSYDRLQTIHRLSTKRVVLRVDNRPRFVRQIETQCWAETLPWLQVELNKIYPDKVLDYLFLGSLRTAQTVTVYHDLDICYVLTVGRDLEAVIEPWMQQLVLPVNDFPEQSMVPVFDDAFRFIDEARSHKKGVLIHCFAGLSRSVTIAVAYLMYLKGITRDDALALVRLARPAARPNDGFLRELGAYEEMLRSRCVSRE; encoded by the coding sequence ATGAGCAACTGTCCCCCCGCCTCCAGCTTCTGCGACTTTGGCGAGTGGAAATCGGAAGAGGACGAGTCAGAGGACTCATGCTCTTCCGATTTCTCTTCTTCGTCCAGTGCGCCCTGCCTCGTCTGTAGGCAGTCCATCTCCTTTGCGACTGGGACACTCggcaaggcgcagcgcaagctCAGCGCCCTGTCGCTTTCGGACACAGAGGGGGAGCTGCGTGCTGAAATCGAGCAAAGCAGGCTGTCACTGGAATGTAACCTGTCGGCACTGAGGCTTTCAGCAGTGCCATCTGATGTTCCACTCAAAATTTTGCGTAAGATTTCTCTGTCGGAGAACAAACTAGTTTCGTTGCCGGATGGGCTGTTCTTAAACGGATCCTTCAGTGCGCTGGTTGAGTTGGTCCTGAATACCAATCTGCTCACGTCCcttccgctctctctcttttacCTCCAACATCTTCAGGTGCTTTCAGTGAACAACAACTCGCTGACGTCGCTGCCATTTGAGAATGTGATGGGAGCAGAGCGCAACGCGGCGGGCGATCCGTTTCTGCCCTCGGTGCGGCGTATTGGGATGGAGTCGAatcagctgcagctcctgccgTTGTCTTTGCTGGAGTGGTGCCCCTCGCTGGAGGAGTTGTTCTTGGCCATGAACGAGGCAATGCTCGATGAGCCCGTGTCGTATGACCGTCTTCAGACGATACACCGTCTTTCTACCAAGCGTGTCGTGCTCAGAGTTGATAATCGCCCTCGTTTTGTGAGGCAGATCGAGACACAGTGCTGGGCTGAGACTCTGCCATGGCTGCAAGTGGAGCTGAACAAGATCTATCCTGACAAGGTGCTGGATTATCTCTTCCTAGGGTCCCTGCGCACTGCGCAAACGGTGACAGTGTACCATGATCTAGACATCTGCTATGTCCTCACTGTGGGGCGTGACTTGGAGGCTGTAATCGAGCCGTGGATGCAGCAGCTTGTCCTTCCTGTGAACGACTTTCCGGAGCAGAGCATGGTGCCCGTCTTCGATGACGCCTTCAGGTTCATTGATGAGGCAAGATCGCACAAAAAAGGCGTCCTCATCCACTGTTTTGCCGGTCTTTCCAGGTCCGTGACGATTGCGGTGGCTTATTTAATGTATCTCAAGGGGATCACACGCGATGATGCTCTTGCCTTGGTACGCCTTGCGAGGCCGGCGGCACGGCCAAATGACGGCTTTCTCCGCGAATTGGGCGCCTACGAGGAGATGTTGCGCAGTCGTTGCGTTAGTCGCGAGTga
- a CDS encoding putative proteasome beta 3 subunit has translation MSIMSYSGGSVMAMAGKECFVIISDKRLGEQLKTISTEVPKLHVVNNSIVYGLTGLRTDQQTFANKVQFRTDMYKLREERDITGKAFAAMITSMLYEARFGPWFVEPVIGSIDKSTGEVYLCATDLIGAPCEPEDYVCAGTAAESLHGMCEALWRPGMSPEEVFEIAAQAMLSACDRDSLSGYGAVAMIVTKDKITTRLIKGRKD, from the coding sequence ATGTCTATTATGTCATACAGCGGTGGCTCGGTGATGGCCATGGCGGGAAAGGAGTGCTTCGTCATCATCTCCGATAAACGCCTCGGCGAGCAGCTGAAGACTATCTCGACGGAGGTGCCCAAGCTGCATGTTGTTAACAACAGCATCGTGTACGGCCTCACCGGTCTGCGCACGGACCAGCAAACCTTTGCGAACAAAGTTCAGTTTCGCACCGACATGTacaagctgcgcgaggagcgcgACATCACTGGCAAGGCGTTCGCGGCGATGATCACGTCCATGCTGTACGAGGCACGTTTCGGACCATGGTTCGTGGAGCCGGTTATCGGAAGCATAGATAAGTCGACGGGCGAGGTGTACCTGTGCGCCACCGACCTCATCGGTGCCCCGTGCGAGCCAGAGGACTATgtgtgcgccggcaccgctgctgagAGCTTGCACGGCATGTGCGAGGCTCTCTGGCGCCCGGGCATGTCTCCGGAGGAGGTTTTCGAGATTGCTGCGCAGGCGATGCTATCTGCGTGTGATCGCGATAGTCTCTCCGGCTACGGTGCAGTGGCCATGATTGTGACGAAGGACAAAATCACGACGCGCCTCATCAAGGGCCGAAAGGACTAG
- a CDS encoding putative RNA binding protein, with the protein MPGGLTRKERRRWETSRRLELQMSRLNSNAAVAKEMIEESAAQRRGTASDVVDGDAVAAPEPKLRHDPKFKHGTFWRDRKEKKARTLFLGGIPSAFSVKQVKDFISTVIDLDPGAAEYANQVGQSTEVVEEVDMLPVKHHSKVKHMYVTMASIPLAGCAAAVLNGYRVEGRELRCNFAADKAQREEAIRRRNAAQR; encoded by the coding sequence ATGCCGGGGGGTCTGACGCGCAAGGAACGCCGGCGCTGGGAGACGAGCCGGCGGCTGGAGCTTCAGATGTCGCGACTGAACTCGAATGCTGCGGTCGCAAAGGAAATGATCGAAGAGTCGGCTGCTCAGCGTCGCGGCACGGCAAGTGATGTTGTTGATGGAGACGCGGTCGCCGCGCCAGAGCCGAAGCTGCGGCACGACCCCAAGTTCAAGCACGGCACGTTTTGGCGTGATcggaaggagaagaaggcgcgCACGCTCTTCCTCGGCGGCATTCCCTCCGCGTTCTCAGTGAAGCAGGTGAAGGACTTCATTAGCACCGTGATAGACCTTGATCCTGGCGCCGCTGAATATGCGAATCAGGTTGGCCAGAGCacagaggtggtggaggaggtggataTGCTACCCGTGAAACACCATAGCAAGGTCAAGCACATGTACGTGACCATGGCATCCATCCCACTCGccggctgcgctgcagcggtgctgaACGGATACAGggtggagggaagggagcTACGGTGTAACTTTGCAGCGGATAAGGCGCAGCGGGAAGAGGCGATCCGGCGCCGAAATGCCGCGCAGCGGTGA
- a CDS encoding putative DNA-direcetd RNA polymerase II,subunit 9, whose translation MEAEEITQVSIGNATTAPMLFCSRCNNLLYPECDDDNYSMTWRCNYCKTTEQHDDCKLVHVMNLKMKADAIGGMDLVAEFANDPTAQRDPDKPCPKCSKKGVACFVNPLGQPQEDMTLYFACSDTVCRHVWKGAAVEDQN comes from the coding sequence atggaggcggaggagatcACCCAGGTGAGCATCGGCAatgccaccaccgcaccgATGCTTTTCTGCTCACGCTGCAACAACCTCCTTTACCCGGAGTGTGATGATGACAACTACAGCATGACGTGGCGTTGCAACTACTGCAAAACGACTGAGCAGCATGACGACTGCAAGCTCGTCCACGTTATGAACTTGAAGATGAAAGCGGACGCGATCGGTGGTATGGATCTCGTTGCCGAGTTCGCTAACGACCCAACCGCGCAGCGTGATCCTGACAAGCCGTGCCCCAAGTGCAGCAAGAAGGGTGTTGCTTGCTTCGTGAACCCGCTCGGCCAACCGCAGGAGGACATGACACTTTACTTTGCTTGCTCGGATACGGTGTGCCGCCACGTTTGGAAGGGTGCTGCTGTCGAGGACCAGAACTAG